cgtaTAAGTGAGCTTGTGCACCACGTTGGGCACCGCCGTGTCCTTGAGGCCCACGACAAGCCGTACCAGCGGCTTCTGGCTGATGCCCAGGGACTCGGCCCgggccttgaccttgtccgTGACCAGCGTCTCGATATTAGAGCCCATGGTGGCCGACCAGCACGACAGTCTCAGCTTCGTGTTCGTGCACGCCGTCCACAGCCCCAGCGTCTGTTCCCGGAACAATGGATCCAAAAGAACGTCCGCCTCATCGAGTATCAGGTCGCGCACCGTAGGCAGGACCTTGGTCATGCCACTCGGTCCTGATGTGAGGAAGTtgagcagcaacagcggcgtCGTGACCAAAATGTCCGCTTTGGTGACGGACCCTGGCTTGCGGGACtgcttctttttcttctcctcgtcctccgactcgtcctcttcgtcgctctcctcggGCTCATCATCAGAgctgtcctcggcgagcacctGTTGCTCAGCAGCAAGCGCCATGCCCTTCTTCATGCCCGCAATCTTGAGACCCGTGCCCTGCACCAGCTTGTTGCCCTCGTTGACGATTTGAAACGCCAACTCCCTGGTCGGGGCCACGaccacggcctcgagctcgtggATCCCGTGCAGCTTCGCCTCGGCTCTTCTCCGCATGATGTTGTTGATGGCCGGTATGAGGAAGCTGATtgtcttgccgctgccagtcggcgcgacggcgagaaagtcgatgccctcctcgaggccctcctTGTCGTCCAGCGCGAGCTccgggtgcagcagcaggggcaggCTGCCCAGCTGCACCTCCGTGGGGACGCGGTagccctgcgcgacgaggttCTCGGCAACCCTTCGGGAGATGCCGTAGTTGGTCCGCAGGTCGCCGAATGACTCGAGGGGCTGAGGGAACAGCtgcctcttctcctccttcttcgcctcgacgaccgccttcttcttctttttctttgACTTGGTGACCTTGTtctgctcctccaccttggACATGAGCGTGATTTTCAGGCGATGCgaccgcagcagctggcggcACTCGTCCTCGCTCAGCTTCTTCGTGGGCATGGGCGCGGGACTCGGCGCGCGATCCGCCTTGTGcgcctcgggctgctgcttcttgccgGCAGCGGACTCGGCCTTGGGGGCGAAAAAGTCCACCACGGGCAGGTCTTCTTGGGGCGACGGCTCCTtgtcgggctcgtcgccgttgcgcttgcgcttctggccgcggacgtcgtcgtggaaGAGCTGCGGGTTCGTCCGGGTGCCGGCCGACGGGAGcttcacggcggcggcggcattggcgccgagctgcgcgccctTGGACGTCTTGACGGTCCCGCGGGACAGGATCTTGAAGATGTCCATGGCTGGGCTATGGCGCTGAgcgcgggcgggacggcgtcGTGTTGCGGACAGACGAAGAAACACAagttaaaaaaaaaaaaaggcagTGTCGCGGTGGAGGTTGCAGATTTCttggggcggccgccgcagggtCCAAGTTTCCAGAAAGTTGTCAAAGGTAGAATTTTTGTGGCGGCGTATCCTTGCAAAGGCTATGGTGGGTGGGGGTggggcggacggcgcgggaAGTGATGACAGCCTCGTCTCGGGAGGATCCTCTGACGGAGCTGAGAGTGACAATCGAAGGCGAGTCTATGACCGGATGATGGCATGATGGCATACAGTATTACTCTTCATTAGTTTTTCAATCAAAACATCTAGTGGTACCATGTTTCGCTGCATGTCAGCAACCCATCCGCCAACACCATCGTCAATGGCCACGCCTGACGCCAACGCCCATCCCGTAATGTATGATCCCGATGATAGTACAACACAGCTGTATAGCGGCCAAAGGCACATATCCTCCGCTGTTCTCTTCTTCAAGTCGCTGCCAATCGCTTCCGCAAAGTCCCTCACGTCCCGTCGTCGAAaccgccctcctccctcccctcgccgTAGAGCACCTCGcacacgcccgccagcggaATATCCAGCACCGCGTCGGTCCCCTCGTTCCAAATCTCGCGCCAGCGCAGCCGCCCATTGCCGTCGCACTTGCGCTCCCgcctaccgccgccgccgccaccgccgccgccgccagtcccgccgctcgcgcccgcgaTCGCGCTCACGCTCGGGCGCAGCCGGCCCTTGGAGTCGATGACGGCCAgcttgcccgcgccgtcgaccaTGGTCTCGACGCTCGCCATGGGCACCGTCAGCATCTCCGTGTTGTACGACGCCAGGGCCACGTAAATGTACACGAGCGTCATGACGAGGaacgccggcgtcgccagcgcccacCACCGGTCCGGGTAGTACTCgatgcccagcgccagcaggaacggcgccggcaggtAGCTCCACAGCAGCCATAGTAGGAACGTCAGGCTGCTGAACAGGTACAGCACGAAGCCGTAGTACTCGTACGTCGGCACctggggcgccgcccgcggcagcggcgccatgttgtcgtcgtccgaggcatcgggcgtcgtcggccgcgacggccgcagcagcgacgtcAGCGAGGGGGACGGCGgaagcggcgtcggcggccggccgtaAAAGGGCGGCGCGAAGTAGTtttgcgacggcggccgcggcggcgattcgtcgccgtctgacgagcccgacgacagGTTGTCGGAGAGGTattcgtcctcgtcttccgacgacatggacatgaTGTCGGGcgcccgggggggaggggtttGGGGTTGTTGGCCCAGAGGGCAGCGCACGGCGTGGGCGTTTTTGTTGCTGCGCGTCGCAGGGATGACAAGTTGAagttgcttgcttgccggCATGCGGGTCGCGGGGTGTGTGGCGTTGAATCTCGCAAATCCCGGCCCGCCTCACCCACCATTGAATAATGATCGTCCGTCAACCCCCCTGGTGCCCGCCAGCGCAGCACTTGGAAAATACGTCGTCACATTCAACGCGGCCGTAAAAGAACACATCTCGCAGTGCATGATTAGTGACCTCTTGCCAGTATTTTCTCTGCTAATACAACGCTTCATAATCGCTCATCTCGACATCCTGGCTATTGTACAggcacatacatacacgcgcgcgcataagtaggtaggtaggtaagtaCATGCCCATTCTATCCATCAACGGGGCATCTGTACTCTCGCTCCCGCCCCAGCACCCCATTCTCTTGCCTCTCCTGCAGCGCATCCAGGCAACTCTGATGGTAGATGTGCCGACAGGCCAGCACGACGAGCGGGCCCAAGGGTGCAtccttgccgccgctcgacgTGTCAGGTTCCATGAGCatgctcgacggccgcgtgtCGAGGCTCTTGCCCTTATTCTTGCCGTCAGActcgcccgccttgcccgtggccctcgccgcagcccgtgCTTTCCTAtccttcctcgccgcctcctccatggcctgCTTGTCCTCCCAGGCttcgaagacgacgccgcccgcgacgcccggCCCCCAGACCCGCCTCCCGCATGCTTCACACGTAGATCCTCGCGGTCGCCAGCCACGCTGTCTCAGCTCGACGGCTTGGTTGACACTGACAAAAAGACTTCGCTCCAGGAGGCGGTTCGACAGACGCAAGATCGATTCCTCATACGCATAGGCCGAGAAGATAGAAGCCAGGACCCCGCGGAGATCAGCCAGgttgggcgacgatgcggcagCCTGGGTGAGAAACGCCTTTAGGACACGTAGAAAGGATAGATTCGAGCCCGCATTGGACAGCATCTTGCTGCCCGACTGGCCATGTGCCTGGCTGGACGTCGCCGTCAGAAGCGCCGTGAAGGTATGCTGAACCAACGAACGAAGCAGCGCGAGTAACTTTTCCTCGTCGACTTCCTCGTCACTGGCCGTGACTAGTATGGCCGGCGACAGGCGTTTCGTGACTTGGACGCAGGCGTCAATCAGCGTCAGCCAGAGAGCCTCGTCTGGTGACAGACCGTCCTTAGATGACGATGACTCGTTTTGAACGACTGTGCTCTTCCTAGACGTTTTGGTCTGGCCCTGGCAGAGCCAAATACCGACGTGGACATACTTTTGCAAGCCGTGCAGAAGCTCTTCGGCCGACGCTTGAATGTCAAGttcgccaccaccacttcgctcctcgccgccgctcaatAGGCCTTGCATCGCAGATTCGAGAGTGTGCAGATGCTTGACCAGCCGCCCCATGGCATTCGTTATCTGCCCGTCGCGGGCCATGAGTACGACAGCAGCATCGACAACTTGCGTGGCCTCCATGGTTGGCAGCAGGACTTCCAACCGGAGATTTGTAGACTGAACCGTTTCGACGTAGTCGGACACGTGCTGCGGGTCGAACTTGCACATGAGTTGGACGTAGCGTTCCACCAAATCTCGATCCAACAGCTCGCTTTGCTCGTCCGATAGACGATCGGATTCTAGCAAGGCCTTTAAGTAGgcgtgctgcagctccggcgcGTCCTGTGCCGACTCAATTACGTGTCGGTGGAGAGCTGCATCTTGGTGCCTCAATGTGCTTGCCGTTCTCCTCGGGCTGAGGGCCAAGAGGTCTCGTGCGTGCCCCTCAATCACTTGCCGCACCTCTCTGCTTTGTCTACTATCCAAACCTGTCTGTGGCCGGAGGCAGTTCAAGATGCAGTCGAAAACGGCCTCTTGGTCTTCGGGGTCCTCAAAGTAGGTGGTCAAAAGTTTGGCGTATTGTTTCTCGACTTTGAAAGTGCGCTTCAAGATGCGATAGAAGCCAGCCTGTCTGAAGAGAGGtagcatcgccgccatgtctGATGGGTGATACACCGACAACAGATACTCTGCGCTGAGCTGAGCGTCGTCcgcgaggtcctcgccggGATAGTTGCACAGCCCCTCAAGAACTCTGGATAAAGTCGATCCAGAGAAGAGGAGGTACTGCGGAAACTTTGGCAAATTTCGCGCAATGAACATGTCCAGGTAGATGGCGTCCTCTCGAGCAAAGTCGTCCGGATTCATGACGTCAAGCaagatggtgatgatgtaCTGGCGATTGATGGTCAACCCGAAGATCTGCTCCTCTGGCATGTCCATCCGCGAACCGCCAGTGACCTGCTTGTCAGGAGAGTCGTTGAGGAAACCGTCCTCGAACGCCTCGTTTAGcgcgctcaagaagctggGCGCGTCGAACTTGAGAATCATGCGCAGATATGGGAACGCCGGTTCTGACTCGTCTCCTGATCGAGTCAAGAACTcgcgcccgctgcccgctgGCCACTCGATGGTTTTCccggagaagaagaaccAGTAGATCTCGGATTTGGCTTTAATCGCCGTCTCCTCTTCCATCATTTCTCCGTTCGGGTATATCCTCCCTGTCAAGGTGTAAGAGAGGTATGGAAAGATCTTGAGCGCGTTGACACTGTAGTAGTCGTCGGTCTGTGCGGTGCTATCCCCGTTTGTCATCAACGGCAGCAGGAGACTCAGGAGATCGACCATCGGGGTTATGTagtcgccgagggcctggTTCCAGACATACGTCAAGGCATCGTAAAGGCTGTGCTGTTTGCAGTGAAGTGTGACCTGGTCTAGGTCAAGGGTTGTTGTTTGCATGTGGCAAATCATCTCCTCGAGTCTGCTCTCCCAGCCCTTGGTCACGTAGTGGGCGACCATGTCCTTCACCACACCGGGAGGAACAACAGTTATCGCCTCGTCCAGAATATACGGCTCCAGCGTCTCATGGAATATGCCGCTCACATCGGCGCCCTCGTACCAATCGTACATGTCGTCGAAGAGATAGTCTGTTGTCCCGATAGCCTGGCATGCGACAAAACATGTCTCAGCCAGCTGCCGCAAgtgatcgtcgtcggcttcggggCTACCCTTTTGTCTTTGCCCAAAGGCATATTTGAGCGATGCCGTGATTATTTCCATGATTTTATCCTGTACCATCGAATGTCGCAGCTTTATATCCTCTGGCAGCCCGACCGTGAGCTTATCGGCGTCACCAGTATAGTAAGAAGTAGCTAGTCGAATGGCACCAAGGTAGTCACCATTTTCCATCATGGCGATGAGCCGGTCCGCCCAGTTAGACAGCGCCCCGATCGACACTTCGTTAAACCCGAGTAGGAAGATTCTACCTTTGTACGCCTTAAAGCTCATGTAGAAAGCGTCGGCTACGACGCCGTGCATGGTCTGGTCAGACTCATCGAGCTGTTCCACCAGTGCATGTAGCTGCTTGGAGAACAGATCCGTGTGGTAAATGTACTTTTGCAGAaggtcgatggcgtcggtcATCCGCATACTTCTGTCTTCCAGCACGATCAACCTCTGTGAGATGGTGAGGACGGTCAAGACGGAGCGGCTCAGCCACTGGACCGCGACAATGGCTTCTTCGCACTTCCATCTGCTCCGGGCTTTGAACTtgagcgagggcggctggTCCTTGCTCTCGCTCGGTATctcgtccacgtccagcACGGTAAGAACATTCGACCAGCAGTAGACAAGCTTCACCTTGGACACGTCGCTTCCCGTGACGGGGTCGGGAACCTTTAACTTGACAGCGGGAAACCAGGCTAAGCAACCCGTCATGGCGCTGTGGGCTGGAACGTCCTTTGGCCTGGCCGACTTATGCTGGGTCTGAGCAACTGGTGTCGTAGAGACAATCACCAGAAGATAAGGGGTGAGCATGGCCGTCAGGCCCATCGAGTCTGTGGCTTGCTCGACGTTTcccagggggaggggcgcaaACGCAAGTACCGTGCTCGGCTTGAGCGGCTTCCCAGCGGGAGTCGGTGCGTTGGGGTACCGACCCAggatcctcgtcgtcctgaCCGTGCGACCGAGGGCCCCCGTGCCCCTTGTTGCGAGGTGCGAGAAGGCCATCCCTCGGTCATCGGCTGAAACGAGAGCAGTATGTCGCGTCCCCAAGAAGCCCAGATGAATCACAGACACGTTCTCCACGTGCCCATCCGCAGTATGGTTTTGCGCCTGGGCATCGTCCAGGTGAGGAATGGTGAGAAATGGCCGTGCTGCCCTGGAGGTGTCCCAGGTAAATATGCTGCCGTTGGCATGCCCGCCAGCAATTGTGGTATGATCCGCAGATATAGCGAGTGCGGTAACTGCCCCAGATTCGACGGCTGCGACGTGTCAGTCCTGCAAGGTCGCGGCAAGGTACACCAGGTTTGCCTACCTTTGGTGCCTTGTCCGATGATCATCTTGAGATTCTGATTGTAGTCAAACATTAAGATTATACCCTTTGAGGTTCCTATAACAATCGCTGCCGAGATAGCAAGGCAGGTGGGTGCGCCAAAGTTGCGACGGCCAGCTTCGGAGAAGGCCTGGCCGTTGATCTTCTTGAGCCTCGTCCATCGCACGACCTCCCACGGTGGCGTAGGCGTGTCCGCCTCTGCCTGGTCGAGCAGGAAGTTGGAGCTCAGGGAGACGTTACGGCTATGCGGGGATAGAAAGGCAGGTGAGGAGGGCCGCAGCGTGTGGGCGGAGGATGAGCTCGAGATGCGGGACTGGAAGCGTCTATCGAACGGTCGGAAGGACGGCGTAGGGCTTCGTAGGTCGGCTCGCAGGGCTACCGACGGCAGGACACTGCTTCCGGGAGAGGACATGAAGGAGCCCTTGTCTCGTCAGCTTGCGTGATGCCACTTGCATAGATGTCTCGACCTACCTGAACAGACGGAGAGCAGCCCGGGCCAGAGGTGACCGAATCGACTGGGCTGCCGGCTCGACACGGCACGGCGTCCACCAAGCTGGCGTCCATGGAGCTCACTTCGGACCCCTCCTCGAATTGCTCGCGGATGGCATCGCGGTGGTTGCGAGTGGCTTGCTCGGAGCCGTCGGCCGAACCTATCGCACCGGAATCAGACGAGGGCCCCTCGAGCTGGGGGacatcggcgtcggcattGTCGCGTGGGGGCGAGCTCGTCTCCCCGACGCCTGGgctctcgccgctcgccggAGGCGCATCTTCTGTGTCAGACATTGCGCTTCGGCTTCCATCACATCGTCCCAGGATCGTGTCGTAATCGTCATGAGCTAGGAGAGCTCAAAGCGGAGCTGGGGGGTCGTggaaggcggcgctggggcggtCGCTCTCGGTCGCTTTCGGCGCCGCGACCGTGGATGGTGATCGCAGTCGCGACCACGTTTGCCTCCCAAGAATCGGCTCGaaacctgccgccgcgagcccgaTGCGAAAGCGTGCAATGTGTGGGacaggtggtggtgtcggaGGCTGGAGCTTGGCGGGATCCTGCATGGATACAGGCAGTTGGAGGTACCTGTAGTATTCGTCCCTTAGCTGTTGCGGGCCGGGGATTTCCCGTTGGGGGGGCTTGGGTGTAAGTGGGCGCTGACGACTCCCCGCAGTTCCAGGCACATGCTTTCAACTTGCTTCATGTGTCCTTCCGCCTCGCGCTTCAAGACGCCACAATTGGGTAGAGGATATGTTTCAAGTCTGGTGCAAGTCGCATTGGACGTAGTTTGAACTGGCATATTGGAACTCGGCATGAAATACATGTCCGGGTGTTTGTTGCCTAGTCGTCTCTCCTACGGTGAATTGTTCGCTTGCAACGGGTGGGAACCTGTTGTCCCGCTGTTCAACTCACCGAATGACCTTGGCCGCGATTCACCACGAGAAGCTTATGTATAAGAACTGCCCTAGCCCAGCGTTTTGGTCTGCCTAGCTGCTCCGGGAACTGGACGGGGTCAGATCGAAGTCTAGGACAGTCCccaagtacttcgtacagtacgAAGTTTTCAAAAGTCAAGTCAATCCTTGCTCCAGGATAAAGCTCACACTTGGCGTCATACTCTTCTCATCATGTCTCCCCGTTCTCGCACATCGTGGGGTAAgttctcttcttcttttttaAGGTGGAACATTCACTTCTTTTCCTCGTCGCTATGGGAGGTAAGCGAGGTCTTCTGTGGAGTGTGCTGCGCCGTCCTTGCGCAGATATGCAACGTCACGCGCATAGATCTGCCAGGTCATCCCTCAGAGTCGAGGCGGTGTCACTGCAAGCGGCAGGCACGAAATCTTTGAATGGGCTCAATGGTCATGTCACTAGAATCACAAATTGATTGTAGTTACTGTAAAGCACCACGAAAAAGAAGAGTTGCCAGTGGCATAACTGGATGGAGATTGCCATCCGTTGCTAGGTATATGATACAAAGTACCTAttttgtacgaagtaacgTACTATGGGTATACTGTAGGTCCTGGGCAGCTAGGTACTGAGCACCACGATGCCGCCTACAAGTCCGATGTATGTAACTTCTGTAATAACTATTCTCCTTCAGGCAATTGCTTACCTCGCCCAGGTCTCTCGGTCTCTTCACCAGGAAAGCCGATCGGTCTCAAGACTCCCTAGTCGTCTAAGTCGCTTGGCCGTGCCGCCCTAACCAGACCCACCCTCTGCGCCCGCCCCAATCACGTCCCCTGCGCAAAACAGCCGCCAAGTTCCAGCCAAAAACCGCCGTCATGTCCAGTGACAtcccaccatccatccctcctccTACACAACCACCAACGCTCCTCACCTCCATCCCTTCAACCCCCCTTTTCCCTTCCTTTGCCCCCCGTGGAGCCTCGCCTACCCCCGCGGCCGGTTCCTCCGACGGCGTCATGTCCTCCATAGGCCCGCAGCTTCCGCCACACCTCTCCAAACGCAAGCgcacgcccgacgacgacggcaccaaCGACCGTGCCGATGCGCGCAGCGACTCTCCCAGCGGCAAGCTTCCCCTTCGCGAGGACCCCGCGTCGCACGCCAACGCGGATGAAATAggcctcgatgacgacgacgacgattcgtcggacgacggcatggggccgagcgcgccgcccaccgcgcggcggcagcagcagcagtccagaccccccgtcgtcgggcccTCGCTCCCACCGTCCGCCGCGAGCGCAAATCGGGACGAGATAGGCCTCTCCGACTCGGACTCTGATaccggccccgcgccgccaccacctgctgctgctgctgctactgctactgcgTCCGCGTTGTCTCGTCCTGTCCCTCGAGGTCAATCACCGGCGCGACCTACGCCcccgtcagcagcagcacccaaACCGCAAGGCGACGCGCCATCAAACGcggactcggactcggactcggactcggactcggacgacggcTACGGCCCCGCcctgccctcggcgacgaccaagcgcgccaacgccatcggCCCGTCCATGCCCCccgtcgaagccgccccTCAGCGCGACGACTGgatgctcgcgccgcccacctcgaGCGGCTACACGGAGCGTGACCCGACGCGCATGCGCAGCCGCAAATTCGCCTCCAAGCCCTCCACGCAGCAgccgccttcatcgtcatcagcGTCCGGCGGCGTCTCCTCAATATGGACCGAGACGCCAGAGGAGAAGCTCCGCCGGCTGCAGGATGCAGTCCTCGGCCGCTCaggtgacggtggtggaggtgcggcggcggcagcggagcaGCAGAGGAACgtggagcaggaggagcgcgaccGTCGCATCGCGGGCAGCATCGAGGCCCAGCGTGGAGGGAGCCTATACGACGAGCACAGCAAGAAGCGCAGGAAGGACGGCGTGGcaaagggcgaggaggaggacgaccCGAGCAAGAGGGCGTTTGACAAGGAAAAGGACATGGCGCTGGGGGGCAAGATTGGCACGGCGCAGAGGAGGGAGCTGGTgaccaaggcggccaacTTTGGCGGACGCTTCCAAAAGGGCTCGTATCTCTAACAGATGCAATGGTTCGTCTGGTTGGCGTAAGAAGGAACCCTTGCCTCACCCGAGTCACAGTGGTCACAATCGCAGGTGACAAAAATATTTGCATAGCCGCATCGAGACATGGTTCTCTTCGCATCTTAAAATCATTTTGGCAACCGTAAGAGATGCCACCATAGCCGCCTAACTCCTCCGCTCCAAAGCAAAATTTCCCAGTCCCATATCAGTCCCACTCCCGCAGGCAATTCCCATCATCCTCATGCAGATAAAACAACACCATTCCAGGAAAGTCGCCTTACAAGAACCTGCCCCAGTCGGGCGAGGATAGAGACAACCCTAGTTCTCTGGAGCCCAGGCCGATCCAACTCGGGGCTGGGCCCTGGTTATGTGCCCAACGAGCACTGGAGAAACAGCCGCAAGCATGTACTCTGACTGGTCGTACATATACATGGTTCTCGAAGTTTCAGGCAATCCAGCCTGGCTGTACGCCAGGAATCGAACGGCTGCGATACAACGTTCTCGGCAGCAGGAAAAAGCATCAAAAAAAATGCAGGGCCGCCGTGTTTAACACGACGGCATGTATCAACATCGGCTTCGTGATGACGGTACCGCCCAAGCTCGTGGCTGGGCGAAAGGAGAGAACACCATCGCTAGTGACAGAAGTTCATGAAAAGAGGAATATCCGGGAGCCGTAAAAACACCGTCTTGTGTTCATGACGCTTCCCGTACGTTGAACTCAACGCCTCGCTTTCGAGTAAAACATCAGTGtgctggcgtcgccgccggccgatTTCCTGATTCGAGTTGCGAAGGGGTAACTGTCTCGTTGGCAGTCGATTCCGAGTTCGAAGCAGCCGTCTGCTCGTTATTCCGGCGACCAAATCGCAAGGCATGTCTAACGGACGAGAGCATGCCCCCGTTCGCCGGGTGCGATGCCGTGTCAGGGCCGGTAGCAGACTCTTGCTGATCAGATCTCGAGGTCTGCTCGCGATTGGCACGGCGTGGCCGCGAGCTCCCGCCGGTACGCAATAGCGATGAGCCAGTCCGTGAGTTGGAGTTTGAATTTGAGCCGCGAAACCAGG
This region of Purpureocillium takamizusanense chromosome 9, complete sequence genomic DNA includes:
- the VPS8 gene encoding Vacuolar protein sorting-associated protein 8 (EggNog:ENOG503NU9R~COG:U~BUSCO:EOG09260EOI), whose protein sequence is MSDTEDAPPASGESPGVGETSSPPRDNADADVPQLEGPSSDSGAIGSADGSEQATRNHRDAIREQFEEGSEVSSMDASLVDAVPCRAGSPVDSVTSGPGCSPSVQGSFMSSPGSSVLPSVALRADLRSPTPSFRPFDRRFQSRISSSSSAHTLRPSSPAFLSPHSRNVSLSSNFLLDQAEADTPTPPWEVVRWTRLKKINGQAFSEAGRRNFGAPTCLAISAAIVIGTSKGIILMFDYNQNLKMIIGQGTKAVESGAVTALAISADHTTIAGGHANGSIFTWDTSRAARPFLTIPHLDDAQAQNHTADGHVENVSVIHLGFLGTRHTALVSADDRGMAFSHLATRGTGALGRTVRTTRILGRYPNAPTPAGKPLKPSTVLAFAPLPLGNVEQATDSMGLTAMLTPYLLVIVSTTPVAQTQHKSARPKDVPAHSAMTGCLAWFPAVKLKVPDPVTGSDVSKVKLVYCWSNVLTVLDVDEIPSESKDQPPSLKFKARSRWKCEEAIVAVQWLSRSVLTVLTISQRLIVLEDRSMRMTDAIDLLQKYIYHTDLFSKQLHALVEQLDESDQTMHGVVADAFYMSFKAYKGRIFLLGFNEVSIGALSNWADRLIAMMENGDYLGAIRLATSYYTGDADKLTVGLPEDIKLRHSMVQDKIMEIITASLKYAFGQRQKGSPEADDDHLRQLAETCFVACQAIGTTDYLFDDMYDWYEGADVSGIFHETLEPYILDEAITVVPPGVVKDMVAHYVTKGWESRLEEMICHMQTTTLDLDQVTLHCKQHSLYDALTYVWNQALGDYITPMVDLLSLLLPLMTNGDSTAQTDDYYSVNALKIFPYLSYTLTGRIYPNGEMMEEETAIKAKSEIYWFFFSGKTIEWPAGSGREFLTRSGDESEPAFPYLRMILKFDAPSFLSALNEAFEDGFLNDSPDKQVTGGSRMDMPEEQIFGLTINRQYIITILLDVMNPDDFAREDAIYLDMFIARNLPKFPQYLLFSGSTLSRVLEGLCNYPGEDLADDAQLSAEYLLSVYHPSDMAAMLPLFRQAGFYRILKRTFKVEKQYAKLLTTYFEDPEDQEAVFDCILNCLRPQTGLDSRQSREVRQVIEGHARDLLALSPRRTASTLRHQDAALHRHVIESAQDAPELQHAYLKALLESDRLSDEQSELLDRDLVERYVQLMCKFDPQHVSDYVETVQSTNLRLEVLLPTMEATQVVDAAVVLMARDGQITNAMGRLVKHLHTLESAMQGLLSGGEERSGGGELDIQASAEELLHGLQKYVHVGIWLCQGQTKTSRKSTVVQNESSSSKDGLSPDEALWLTLIDACVQVTKRLSPAILVTASDEEVDEEKLLALLRSLVQHTFTALLTATSSQAHGQSGSKMLSNAGSNLSFLRVLKAFLTQAAASSPNLADLRGVLASIFSAYAYEESILRLSNRLLERSLFVSVNQAVELRQRGWRPRGSTCEACGRRVWGPGVAGGVVFEAWEDKQAMEEAARKDRKARAAARATGKAGESDGKNKGKSLDTRPSSMLMEPDTSSGGKDAPLGPLVVLACRHIYHQSCLDALQERQENGVLGREREYRCPVDG
- a CDS encoding uncharacterized protein (COG:S~EggNog:ENOG503P7C0~TransMembrane:2 (i89-108o128-148i)), yielding MSMSSEDEDEYLSDNLSSGSSDGDESPPRPPSQNYFAPPFYGRPPTPLPPSPSLTSLLRPSRPTTPDASDDDNMAPLPRAAPQVPTYEYYGFVLYLFSSLTFLLWLLWSYLPAPFLLALGIEYYPDRWWALATPAFLVMTLVYIYVALASYNTEMLTVPMASVETMVDGAGKLAVIDSKGRLRPSVSAIAGASGGTGGGGGGGGGGRRERKCDGNGRLRWREIWNEGTDAVLDIPLAGVCEVLYGEGREEGGFDDGT
- the ROK1 gene encoding RNA helicase (EggNog:ENOG503NUDA~COG:A), coding for MDIFKILSRGTVKTSKGAQLGANAAAAVKLPSAGTRTNPQLFHDDVRGQKRKRNGDEPDKEPSPQEDLPVVDFFAPKAESAAGKKQQPEAHKADRAPSPAPMPTKKLSEDECRQLLRSHRLKITLMSKVEEQNKVTKSKKKKKKAVVEAKKEEKRQLFPQPLESFGDLRTNYGISRRVAENLVAQGYRVPTEVQLGSLPLLLHPELALDDKEGLEEGIDFLAVAPTGSGKTISFLIPAINNIMRRRAEAKLHGIHELEAVVVAPTRELAFQIVNEGNKLVQGTGLKIAGMKKGMALAAEQQVLAEDSSDDEPEESDEEDESEDEEKKKKQSRKPGSVTKADILVTTPLLLLNFLTSGPSGMTKVLPTVRDLILDEADVLLDPLFREQTLGLWTACTNTKLRLSCWSATMGSNIETLVTDKVKARAESLGISQKPLVRLVVGLKDTAVPNVVHKLTYTASEQGKLLALRQLLHPTASDDSGPPLRPPFLVFTQTIDRATALHEELKYDIPLEAGGSSRIAALHSGLPDSARAAIMRKFRAGEIWVLITTDVLARGVDFAGVNGVVNYDVPGSSAAYVHRAGRTGRAGREGGVAVTFYTKEDIPFVKTVANVIAASERQAGKTGAEAGVQKWLLDALPKVTKADRKKLRERGVEARRSGTSKAKITSTSGYERRKQHNRQGAIEGSKRRKTTTTTTDREGGDDDGDGGEWAGFGS
- a CDS encoding uncharacterized protein (COG:S~EggNog:ENOG503P2FM), producing MSSIGPQLPPHLSKRKRTPDDDGTNDRADARSDSPSGKLPLREDPASHANADEIGLDDDDDDSSDDGMGPSAPPTARRQQQQSRPPVVGPSLPPSAASANRDEIGLSDSDSDTGPAPPPPAAAAATATASALSRPVPRGQSPARPTPPSAAAPKPQGDAPSNADSDSDSDSDSDDGYGPALPSATTKRANAIGPSMPPVEAAPQRDDWMLAPPTSSGYTERDPTRMRSRKFASKPSTQQPPSSSSASGGVSSIWTETPEEKLRRLQDAVLGRSGDGGGGAAAAAEQQRNVEQEERDRRIAGSIEAQRGGSLYDEHSKKRRKDGVAKGEEEDDPSKRAFDKEKDMALGGKIGTAQRRELVTKAANFGGRFQKGSYL